In Pristis pectinata isolate sPriPec2 chromosome 11, sPriPec2.1.pri, whole genome shotgun sequence, the following proteins share a genomic window:
- the LOC127575723 gene encoding mth938 domain-containing protein-like has translation MASKKYSCSKIASLSWGRMKVQDCPTTYKDCKVWPGGSRPWDWRETGTDHHPGVQAADLEEIINKGIQTLVIGCGMSEALQAVVQDVPLSSGTIPLPFNMAKTTSNTRLETQETTDAGFWNNLS, from the exons ATAGCTTCGCTGTCTTGGGGTCGGATGAAGGTCCAGGACTGTCCCACCACTTACAAGGACTGCAAGGTCTGGCCAGGAGGAAGTCGGCCCTGGGACTGGAGAGAGACGGGTACTGAT CACCACCCTGGAGTCCAGGCAGCTGACCTGGAGGAAATCATTAACAAAGGGATTCAGACGCTAGTTATTGGCTGTGGAATGAGCGAGGCTTTGCAG GCAGTTGTTCAAGATGTCCCTCTCTCCTCTGGAACAATTCCCCTTCCTTTCAACATGGCCAAAACAACGTCCAACACTcgactggagacacaggagactacagatgccggaTTCTGGAAcaacctgtcctga